A single region of the Schizosaccharomyces osmophilus chromosome 3, complete sequence genome encodes:
- the inh1 gene encoding mitochondrial proton-transporting ATP synthase inhibitor Inh1 encodes MYRLILRRSFVPQISQGRTLGVRTMASNNSDGDSTDPTLSNATSAREPPFSKRGKAKENQFIHELELDQLKKLKEQLKSHRENLNKLETEIDSKLTKQDN; translated from the coding sequence ATGTACAGACTTATTCTTCGTCGCTCATTTGTTCCTCAAATCTCTCAAGGAAGAACTTTAGGAGTTAGAACCATGGCCAGCAATAATAGTGACGGAGACTCCACAGATCCCACCTTGAGCAACGCAACCTCTGCTAGAGAGCCTCCTTTTTCCAAGCGCGGAAAGGCCAAAGAGAACCAATTTATTCACGAGCTTGAACTTGACCAGCTCAAAAAACTGAAAGAGCAGTTAAAATCCCACCGCGAGAACCTTAATAAGCTGGAGACTGAAATCGACTCCAAGTTAACCAAGCAGGATAATTAG
- a CDS encoding cortical variant C2 domain protein translates to MNIFIPKTRRPTFELYLKIQDLSNIPLVTGLVFTKWNVDGVHTRDCSGQTKCEPVLEHKVVWVYDTTILVRFVIDQANTLRERFLNFQIYSDSHSSSGIVRLGSLKINLAEYVGVGMDSRKYLLADSKINATLRIGIGLKQLSGADNFHVAKKLGKPQVFSGLTGLLTEGKELKRRDDEAAIAPGLASNWAEKMLTSIKDFNQKTSMFHMHTKNNKYDTKQIVDDIFFGGSGWAERPVLAEISDGTTDPSLVALEIRQRSWVLPSEKEQGKPFL, encoded by the coding sequence ATGAACATATTTATTCCAAAGACACGACGACCAACTTTTGAACTCTATTTAAAAATCCAAGATCTGTCAAATATTCCTTTGGTCACTGGGTTAGTCTTTACAAAATGGAATGTAGATGGCGTTCATACTCGTGATTGCAGCGGGCAAACAAAATGCGAGCCTGTTTTAGAGCACAAAGTAGTATGGGTTTACGATACAACGATACTAGTTCGTTTTGTCATTGATCAGGCCAATACCCTTCGTGAACgctttttaaattttcaaatttacaGTGATTCTCACAGCAGTTCTGGAATAGTGAGGCTTGGTAGTTTGAAGATAAATTTGGCAGAATATGTAGGGGTCGGGATGGATTCTCGCAAATATCTACTCGCTGACAGTAAAATAAATGCTACTCTTCGTATCGGTATTGGTTTAAAACAACTTTCAGGCGCCGACAACTTTCACGTCGCTAAAAAGCTGGGAAAGCCTCAAGTATTTAGCGGTTTAACTGGCTTATTGACTGAGGGAAAAGAACTAAAACGAAGGGACGACGAAGCAGCGATTGCTCCCGGTCTTGCCTCCAATTGGGCTGAAAAAATGCTAACGTCTATCAAAGACTTTAATCAAAAGACCAGTATGTTTCATATgcatacaaaaaataataaatacGACACAAAACAAATCGTTGATGATATCTTTTTTGGTGGATCTGGTTGGGCCGAAAGGCCTGTGCTAGCGGAAATTTCAGATGGTACAACTGATCCTAGTTTGGTTGCTTTGGAAATTCGTCAAAGATCATGGGTACTTCcaagtgaaaaagaacaaggtAAGCCTTTCCTTTAG
- the yhb1 gene encoding nitric oxide dioxygenase Yhb1, translating to MAAHRTGDVNAANGYKNQPSGYQLKELNDSQKQYIRSSIPILESSGVELTKLFYQKMLKNYPEVRPYFNKVHQKSLSQPRILAFALLNYARNIDNLTLLSELVDQIVTKHVGLQIKAEHYPIVGHCLLATMQEVLGRDIACPGFLEAWTIAYGNLAKILIDKEKSVYENQPWNGFAEFEVVKLIDESFDVKSVYFAPKNKEFKIAPAYPGQYITIAWKIPGLPHETLREYSLSKYPDIQNNMYRISVRRIKDGVVCNYVHEHLKKGDVVGVSPPVGKFTYRKFEGNQSLPVLCFAGGIGITPIISIVESALLDGRKVVFCYSNRNYVSRPFKNWLLQIKDQYKDQIKLKEFFSQEAYVHNEEVIDELMTRVLHRADIKELISADCDIYLLGPNNYMRFVKEELLKLGVQPNKIATEFFGPYSP from the coding sequence ATGGCAGCACATCGGACTGGCGATGTCAACGCGGCAAATGGCTACAAGAATCAACCTAGTGGATATCAATTGAAAGAACTGAATGATTCGCAAAAGCAATACATACGTTCTTCCATCCCTATCCTGGAATCATCTGGAGTAGAATTAACGAAATtgttttatcaaaaaatgcTGAAGAACTATCCCGAAGTGCGTCCATACTTTAACAAAGTACATCAGAAATCTTTGTCTCAACCACGGATTCTAGCATTCGCCCTATTAAACTATGCTCGAAATATTGATAATCTTACTCTACTTTCAGAATTGGTTGATCAAATCGTTACCAAACACGTTGGTTTACAAATTAAAGCTGAACATTATCCCATAGTTGGACATTGTTTATTAGCTACAATGCAGGAAGTGCTCGGAAGGGACATCGCTTGTCCTGGATTTTTAGAAGCTTGGACTATTGCTTATGGAAACTTGGCAAAGATTTTAATTGACAAGGAAAAGAGCGTTTATGAGAACCAACCATGGAACGGTTTTGCTGAATTTGAGGTGGTAAAGCTTATAGACGAGTCTTTCGATGTAAAATCTGTCTATTTTGCACCAAAGAACAAAGAGTTTAAAATTGCCCCCGCTTATCCAGGTCAATACATTACTATCGCATGGAAGATACCAGGGTTGCCTCACGAAACACTCCGGGAATATTCTTTATCCAAGTATCCCgatattcaaaataataTGTACCGCATTTCTGTGCGTCGCATTAAAGATGGGGTTGTTTGTAATTATGTCCATGAGCATTTAAAGAAAGGCGATGTTGTTGGGGTTAGTCCACCAGTCGGTAAATTTACATATAGAAAGtttgaaggaaatcaaAGTCTTCCGGTACTTTGTTTCGCCGGTGGTATAGGTATAACTCCAATCATATCTATCGTTGAAAGCGCTTTGTTGGATGGGAGGAAAGTTGTTTTCTGTTACTCTAACAGAAACTATGTGTCTCGcccttttaaaaattggCTTTTACAAATCAAGGATCAGTATAAAGATCAAATTAAACTGAAAGAGTTCTTTTCACAGGAGGCGTATGTGCACAATGAGGAAGTTATTGACGAGTTAATGACACGCGTTTTACATCGTGCAGAtataaaggaattgatCTCTGCTGACTGCGACATATATTTGCTTGGACCCAATAACTACATGCGATTTGTTAAAGAAGAACTTTTAAAACTTGGGGTGCAACCAAATAAAATAGCAACCGAGTTTTTCGGGCCATACTCTCCTTAG
- the put1 gene encoding proline dehydrogenase Put1, with protein MHFFRLRPGILRHGKLLMGLGAGAAISLNSMGLTNEPDASFFKKGFSKELSHRSLGDLARGLFVYEICSRGWLVKTSISAMTLCDTLHLSFLYAPFCRRTFYRHFCGGETPTALIQNMQSLQASGITPCLNSSREIDLPSDIDPRQFASTVNSVPQNINIPAPDVQQKMQNIAQEAFDSYLYSIDLASKIENSSCAIKLTPFINPLVLFRFNAILNNSANQPAANFSEVLNGSPSFSSYEQDELQRFWSFSEKLCEYAQQKGVLLFIDAEQTYFQDTIHSISLDLMKKFNQQEAIVHNTYQLYLKKTRGVLNEHMRQSALENWLMGAKIVRGAYINSEPRHLIHDKKEDTDRDYDAAMESLFLGASRAAPGNNKASLIPSKSRQGKWGIMIATHNKSSICKVLDLLEKKKINTSKTSLYLAQLLGMSDDITYALTAYPRSEVPEFHIAKYVSWGPIYQVLPYLVRRARENIGALERSTDERAYYRQEMRRRLHF; from the coding sequence ATGCACTTCTTTCGCTTGCGACCAGGAATCCTTCGCCATGGCAAACTTCTTATGGGACTCGGTGCTGGTGCTGCCATCTCTTTGAATAGCATGGGTTTGACCAATGAGCCAGACgcttccttctttaaaaaaggattctCTAAAGAATTGAGTCATCGTTCGCTCGGTGATCTCGCCCGTGGTCTCTTTGTCTACGAAATTTGTTCTCGAGGTTGGTTGGTAAAGACCTCAATTTCCGCCATGACTCTATGCGATACCCTTCATCTTTCGTTTCTCTATGCCCCTTTTTGCCGTCGTACTTTTTACCGTCATTTCTGCGGAGGTGAAACTCCCACTGCTCTCATTCAAAACATGCAATCGCTTCAAGCTTCTGGAATCACTCCTTGCCTCAATTCTTCTCGTGAAATCGATCTTCCTAGCGACATTGATCCTCGTCAATTTGCTTCCACAGTCAATTCGGTCCCCCAAAACATCAACATCCCTGCTCCAGACGTTCAgcaaaaaatgcaaaataTTGCCCAAGAAGCTTTCGACTCTTATCTGTACAGTATCGACTTGGCCTCCAAGATCGAAAACTCTTCTTGTGCTATCAAGTTAACCCCATTCATTAACCCCCTAGTCTTGTTCCGCTTCAATGCTATCTTGAATAATTCTGCCAACCAACCTGCTGCTAACTTTTCCGAGGTGTTGAACGGTAGCccttcgttttcttcctaTGAACAGGATGAGCTCCAGCGCTTCTGGTCCTTTTCTGAAAAACTTTGCGAATATGCCCAACAAAAGGGTGttcttttattcattgATGCCGAACAAACTTACTTCCAAGATACCATCCATTCCATTTCTTTGGacttgatgaagaaattcaacCAGCAAGAAGCCATCGTGCATAACACTTATCAACTTTACCTGAAAAAGACCAGAGGAGTCTTGAACGAGCATATGAGACAGAGCGCTCTCGAAAATTGGTTGATGGGTGCAAAGATTGTACGAGGTGCCTACATTAATTCAGAACCCCGTCATTTGATCCATGACAAGAAAGAGGACACCGACCGCGATTATGATGCTGCTATGGagtctttgtttttagGCGCTTCTAGAGCAGCTCCTGGGAACAACAAGGCTTCTTTAATTCCTTCGAAATCACGCCAAGGTAAATGGGGTATTATGATTGCTACCCACAACAAGTCTTCTATTTGCAAAGTCTTGGACCTCttggagaaaaagaagattaaCACCAGCAAGACCTCTTTGTATTTAGCTCAATTGTTGGGAATGTCGGATGATATTACTTATGCACTTACAGCTTACCCAAGATCTGAAGTCCCTGAATTCCATATTGCCAAGTATGTCTCTTGGGGACCTATCTATCAAGTACTTCCTTATTTGGTTCGACGTGCTCGTGAAAACATTGGCGCTCTCGAGCGATCGACAGACGAAAGAGCTTATTACCGTCAAGAGATGAGAAGACGCTTACATTTTTAA
- the tfb6 gene encoding transcription factor TFIIH complex subunit Tfb6 has product MNDLTESQLNNLRDYLDEQLLNVSQKFQKKFLPGGFQSLDDLIRDIEPYFRVLAAMPMQRDSFLAVNATLRGLDFFVDSIVAFPPAPEPMFQALSLLDSLCLKLVQHGNISTTDTIRLKSLMENSRMVVISKLGEVQGFELECSSVFERTLNDIDF; this is encoded by the exons ATGAACGATTTGACGGAAAGTCAGTTAAATAACCTTCGAGATTATTTGGATGAACAATTATTAAATGTTTCtcaaaagtttcaaaaaaa ATTCCTTCCAGGAGGCTTTCAATCACTGGATGATTTAATTCGTGATATTGAGCCGTATTTTCGAGTGCTGGCAGCCATGCCTATGCAAAGAGACTCTTTTTTGGCCGTCAACGCTACTCTACGAGGGTTGGACTTCTTTGTTGATTCGATTGTTGCTTTTCCCCCAGCACCTGAACCCATGTTTCAAGCTTTGTCGCTTTTGGATAGCTTGTGTCTCAAACTCGTTCAGCATGGAAATATTTCTACTACAGATACAATCCGTTTAAAAAGTCTTATGGAGAATTCGCGTATGGTGGTAATTTCCAAACTTGGCGAGGTTCAAGGATTCGAACTTGAATGCTCTTctgtttttgaaagaacCCTCAATGATATTGACTTTTGA
- a CDS encoding 3-ketoacyl-acyl carrier protein reductase produces MSNNSLPLENKVAIVTGASRGIGATIAEELASLGAKVAITFTSESSKGATEKLVKKIKGFNAPADAIEIQADLRDVKSPKHIIDVTRIAFGHTIHILVNNAGYSLSPKPVGSCTVEDYNKIFDLNVRAIFLMGEAVASHLPSKGGRIINIGSTAGRTGMPQIPLYSASKAALEGFTRCWAAELGPKGHTVNQVNPGAVETDMMRGFGGAEEFAKITPYEHRLAHPEEIANVVGFLVQENGRWITGQVVCASGGMRMY; encoded by the coding sequence ATGTCAAACAACAGTCTTCCTCTCGAGAACAAAGTCGCCATTGTCACAGGAGCCTCACGAGGTATTGGTGCAACAATTGCAGAGGAATTGGCAAGTCTTGGTGCCAAAGTTGCCATTACTTTTACCTCCGAGAGTAGCAAGGGAGCGACGGAGAAATTggtgaaaaagattaaagGTTTTAACGCCCCAGCAGATGCGATTGAAATACAGGCTGACTTGCGTGATGTTAAAAGCCCTAAACATATCATTGATGTCACGCGTATAGCTTTTGGTCATACCATTCATATCCTTGTTAATAATGCAGGCTACTCACTTAGTCCAAAACCGGTGGGAAGTTGTACTGTAGAAGattataataaaattttcGATCTGAATGTTCGAGCTATCTTTCTCATGGGAGAAGCCGTGGCATCTCATCTCCCCAGTAAAGGtggaagaatcatcaaTATTGGAAGCACTGCAGGAAGGACAGGAATGCCCCAGATACCGTTATATTCTGCAAGCAAGGCTGCTCTTGAAGGATTCACGAGATGTTGGGCAGCTGAATTAGGTCCTAAAGGTCATACTGTCAATCAAGTCAATCCAGGGGCGGTGGAGACGGACATGATGAGAGGGTTCGGTGGAGCAGAAGAATTTGCCAAAATTACTCCCTATGAACACCGCCTTGCTCATCCCGAAGAAATAGCAAATGTTGTCGGTTTTCTCGTTCAAGAGAATGGTCGATGGATTACTGGACAAGTGGTATGTGCTTCTGGTGGAATGCGAATGTATTGA
- the adn3 gene encoding DNA-binding transcription factor Adn3 yields MTEYMDIESSSTSNSKPQNPAETAADSLHPKESLDYYIYDYFVKHKFQETAKSFIKESKVQIPSNGEQNATETSSQVNEYNRYDQSIFGAANGKSEQLDSFDMNIPSNTNPTPESQKDASIENKKLSTALPAPSVAIDIPEGFLVEWFNIFWDVFSARVSRVNSSAHLYDSQSSRSVYRGHSHTASTPVPSTVPHMRSSNANPLNYASSESKNSESKPYLPFSSAVPKSDPAAMGNIAKPSQKYGSLLPAGTGPNPAMPYSLGAPAPSVPPNYLNTSMLSTSPPRSFDPNNHPYPVGRGMSTNSSRNGFYPPTPAQIHQLKSQQEYLQRQSKQMSEPAANFNQNALKDPQMPSNEQPAMNPASGIVNPTARNSASPIITQASSGMGGGSSPFYAYQSNTRETASVPAIKPSPNIMIQPRYPASSEALANDMQKYRVQNSVEGMPPHMPQSPATMNGKYGTNPAMGNRLPPYVPNYYRGQLPMSSPHPPMYEANTAGQGPMEYTKARELAMRRGQTPNMATLPKDAAVPGEANNVNLGNPLTDYHMQLMILEEQNKKRLLMARQEGEREFLSPQTHERFDHEIKNSQLKPTTDRSSHLHPKSSGGMNTQVKGSDVSTTGFIPPNQKQPGLPVQHSFMNVPPNEQSNIIMSQYLNRTKQPETPLDAPDFRDANMTKKVTPTSTASMNEQDRMASDIPEKSNSWHVQNSENTALDAKEISKYQPPFTQSSQPELPCGTSADGNQNPDSQAFLEPIRDNQSIQKGTMRDSDIASSEYPSMSNSVHQVSMTSEGTQQNGAASSEGGMNTHKNLQNSERIEESTPGEANAGKDAENGTEDGQYNESAVNTFNYASKNDSNAELLNDFDFESFLNDAGDDSTQVFY; encoded by the exons ATGACAGAGTATATGGACATAGAGTCTTCGTCGACTTCTAACTCGAAACCCCAAAATCCTGCAGAGACAGCTGCAGATTCActtcatccaaaagaaagtttggattattatatttacgattattttgtaaaacaCAAGTTTCAAGAGACGGCTAaatcttttataaaagaatcaaagGTACAGATTCCATCGAATGGTGAACAAAATGCAACGGAAACTTCTTCCCAGGTTAATGAATACAACAGATATGACCAAAGTATTTTTGGTGCAGCCAATGGCAAATCTGAGCAATTGGATTCATTTGATATGAATATTCCCTCTAATACAAACCCAACTCCTGAATCACAAAAAGATGcttcaattgaaaataaaaaattatctACGGCTTTGCCTGCCCCATCTGTTGCTATTGATATTCCTGAAGGCTTTCTAGTAGAATGGTTTAATATCTTTTGGGACGTTTTCAGTGCCCGTGTTAGTCGGGTTAATAGTTCTGCTCATTTGTACGATTCTCAATCCAGCAGATCGGTATATAGAGGTCATAGTCATACTGCTTCGACACCTGTCCCATCGACTGTGCCACATATGCGATCATCTAATGCCAACCCATTGAATTACGCTTCCTCTGAATCGAAAAATTCCGAAAGCAAACCGTATTTACCTTTTAGCTCAGCGGTACCGAAATCGGATCCAGCGGCTATGGGAAACATTGCTAAACC ATCACAAAAATACGGATCTTTGCTTCCAGCTGGTACCGGGCCTAATCCTGCTATGCCTTACTCGCTAGGTGCACCTGCTCCCTCAGTTCCTCCCAATTATTTAAATACTTCTATGCTATCAACTAGTCCTCCTCGCTCGTTTGATCCTAATAATCATCCTTATCCTGTAGGTCGTGGCATGAGCACAAACTCATCTAGAAACGGATTTTATCCTCCCACACCAGCGCAAATTCATCAGCTAAAGTCCCAGCAAGAATACCTTCAACGccaaagtaaacaaatgtcCGAGCCAGCGGCGAATTTTAATCAGAATGCTCTTAAAGATCCTCAGATGCCGTCAAATGAGCAACCGGCCATGAATCCTGCATCTGGTattg TTAACCCTACTGCAAGAAACTCCGCCTCTCCCATAATTACTCAAGCATCTTCCGGGATGGGTGGCGGTTCATCTCCGTTTTACGCGTATCAAAGTAATACGAGAGAGACCGCTTCAGTGCCTGCCATAAAGCCTTCCCCGAATATAATGATACAACCTCGTTACCCTGCAAGCTCTGAAGCTTTGGCCAATGATATGCAAAAGTACCGTGTTCAAAATAGCGTTGAAGGTATGCCTCCTCATATGCCGCAAAGTCCAGCTACTATGAATGGTAAATATGGGACGAATCCAGCTATGGGTAATCGACTCCCTCCTTATGTGCCCAATTATTATAGGGGACAACTCCCGATGTCTAGTCCCCATCCTCCAATGTATGAAGCAAACACCGCTGGCCAAGGCCCGATGGAGTATACAAAAGCAAGGGAACTCGCAATGAGAAGAGGGCAGACACCGAATATGGCTACTCTTCCAAAGGATGCTGCAGTGCCTGGTGAAGCTAATAATGTAAATCTTGGGAATCCTTTAACAGATTACCATATGCAATTGATGATATTAGAagagcaaaacaaaaagagattATTGATGGCCCGACAGGAAGGCGAAAGAGAATTTCTTTCCCCACAAACACATGAGCGCTTTGATCACGAGATAAAGAATAGTCAACTTAAGCCAACAACTGATAGATCATCACATCTTCACCCCAAATCTAGTGGAGGAATGAATACTCAAGTTAAAGGATCTGATGTGAGCACGACAGGATTTATACCACCGAATCAAAAGCAACCGGGTCTCCCAGTTCAGCATTCATTTATGAATGTTCCACCGAATGAGCAAT CGAATATCATAATGTCTCAATATTTGAATCGTACGAAGCAGCCTGAGACGCCCTTAGATGCTCCAGATTTTAGAGATGCAAATATGACAAAAAAGGTCACTCCAACGAGTACGGCATCAATGAATGAACAGGATAGAATGGCTTCAGATATACctgaaaaatcaaattccTGGCATGTGCAGAATAGCGAGAACACCGCATTggatgcaaaagaaatctcAAAGTATCAGCCACCATTTACTCAGTCTTCCCAGCCAGAGTTGCCTTGCGGTACTTCAGCTGATGGCAATCAAAACCCTGACTCACAGGCATTTCTTGAACCGATTAGAGATAATCAAAGCATCCAAAAAGGTACAATGCGAGATTCTGATATAGCATCAAGTGAGTATCCTTCTATGAGTAATTCTGTTCACCAAGTTTCGATGACTTCAGAAGGAACTCAGCAAAATGGAGCAGCTTCTTCAGAAGGAGGAATGAATACTCACAAAAATCTTCAGAACAGCGAGCGCATAGAGGAGAGTACGCCTGGAGAGGCCAATGCAGGTAAAGATGCCGAAAATGGGACTGAGGATGGGCAATATAATGAATCTGCGGTTAATACGTTTAATTATgcatcaaaaaatgattCTAATGCTGAATTATTAAATGATTTTGACTTTgaaagttttttgaatgatgCCGGTGATGACTCTACACAGGTTTTCTACTAA
- a CDS encoding N-acetyltransferase, whose product MSAEKVEIEDYKRVATVLAEAFYHDPVHLYFAGPENGEQYAKLIQDCFEYIAYAALMRGHVYQVDDFSGVALWTGPGERIDDWYTVFKSGLWRLTYKLGAENRRRFFKELIPLHNRVMPEAMAGRTHNFWYLMFVGVKENSRGKGYLRRLIQPVLEIADQSNLPCYLESTHPNNRPRYEHFGFNVVQSVHIKDGLNSIPIDVMVREPDSFYGSGQAS is encoded by the coding sequence ATGTCTGCTGAAAAGGTAGAAATAGAAGATTATAAGAGGGTTGCTACCGTTTTGGCCGAAGCATTTTATCACGATCCAGTACATCTTTACTTTGCTGGACCCGAAAACGGGGAACAGTATGCCAAATTAATACAAGATTGCTTTGAATACATTGCTTATGCCGCCTTAATGCGTGGCCATGTTTATCAGGTGGATGACTTTTCCGGCGTTGCTTTATGGACTGGACCAGgtgaaagaattgatgATTGGTATACCGTTTTTAAAAGTGGTTTATGGAGATTGACCTACAAGTTGGGTGCCGAAAATCGCCGtcgtttcttcaaagaacTGATCCCATTACACAACAGGGTGATGCCAGAAGCCATGGCAGGTCGAACCCATAATTTTTGGTACCTTATGTTTGTCGgcgtaaaagaaaacagtcGAGGAAAGGGATATCTTCGGAGACTCATTCAACCAGTATTAGAGATTGCCGATCAAAGTAATCTTCCCTGCTATCTCGAATCGACTCATCCCAATAATCGTCCAAGATACGAGCATTTTGGCTTCAACGTCGTCCAATCCGTTCATATAAAGGATGGCCTTAACAGCATCCCCATTGATGTTATGGTTCGAGAGCCAGATAGTTTTTATGGTTCAGGACAGGCGAGCTAA